Part of the Planifilum fulgidum genome is shown below.
TGACTTCCACATCCTTGACGCCGTCCACCCCCTTGACGGCTTCCGTCACGGCCCCGTTGATCATTCCGGCCAAGGGGCAGCCGATCGCAGTCAGGGTCATCGTGACCTTCACATTGCCTTCGTCGTCGATATCCACGCCGTAGACCAAGCCCAGATTGACGATGTCGATTCCCAATTCGGGATCGTTGACTTCGCCCAAGGCTTCCATGATTTCTTCCTTCATTTTTTCTTTGTCCAACATCCACCCCTCCTTTCCGGGAAACGCTGTCTCCGGCTGAAGCGGTGCCGTCTTTCCTAGTTTACCACAACGGGCCTGTCGTCGAAACCGGCCCTTGGCGGGGAGGGGGTTTTTTTTCGGGGGAATCCGAATAAATGTTCGCAAACGATCTTGGCACCCGGTGAAAAACAAGGTATGATGATATCGAGGTGAAACGGAAACAGAGGAGTGATCCTATGTCTGACCGCCGTCAGGCTTTGGAGATGGCTCTGAGGCAGATCGAGAAGCAGTTTGGCAAAGGTTCGATCATGAGGATGGGGGAAGCGGCCAACATTCAGGTGGAGACGGTGTCCAGCGGCGCCTTGGGCCTGGACATCGCCCTGGGGGTGGGCGGTTATCCCCGCGGACGGATCATTGAAATATATGGGCCCGAGTCGTCGGGGAAGACGACGGTGGCTCTTCACGCCATCGCCGAGGTTCAGAAAATCGGGGGACAAGCCGCCTTCATCGATGCGGAGCATGCGCTGGATCCGGTGTATGCCCAGCGGCTGGGGGTCAATATCGACGAGTTGCTCTTGTCCCAGCCGGATACGGGGGAACAGGCGCTGGAGATTGCCGAGGCGCTGGTTCGCAGCGGGGCGATCGACATCATCGTGATCGATTCGGTGGCGGCATTGGTCCCGAAGGCGGAGATCGAGGGAGAGATGGGGGATTCCCATGTGGGGCTCCAGGCCCGCCTCATGTCCCAGGCGCTCCGGAAACTGTCGGGGGTGATCAGCAAATCGAAGGCGATCGCCATCTTCATCAACCAGGTGCGGGAAAAGGTGGGGGTGATGTTCGGAAACCCGGAGACGACTCCCGGTGGGCGCGCCCTCAAGTTTTACTCCAGCATCCGTCTGGAGGTGCGCCGCGCGGAGACGATCAAGCAAGGAAGCGAAATGGTGGGGAACCGCACCCGGATCAAAGTGGTGAAGAACAAGGTGGCGCCTCCCTTTAAACAGGCGGACGTGGACATCATGTACGGCGAGGGGATTTCGAAGGAGGCGAGCGTGTTGGACATCGCCGCGGATTTGGACATCGTGAGCAAAAGCGGCGCCTGGTATTCCTTTGGCGGGGAACGCCTGGGACAAGGGCGGGAGAATGCCAAACAGTTTTTGAAGGAGCATCCTGAAGTGTGCGCGCAGATAGAGGCCGCGATCCGGGAGCACTACGGGCTGCCCGTCCCCAAGCGGGCGGAGGATGATTCCACGGAGGAACTTTCCCGCGAATGACGACGGACGAATGGGTGATCACCCGGATCGAACGGCTGCCGGGTCGGCCGCGGTATCGGATCTATATCGGCGATTCCCGCCGGCTTACCGTGGATGAGGACGTTCTGATCAAATGCGGACTGACCAAAGGAATGGCGGTCGATCCCGACCTGCTGGCTTCGATTCTGGAGACGGAGGAGTGGAGCCGGGCCCGGAAGCTGGCGCTTCGCTATCTCGCCGCAAAGCGGCGGACTTCCCGGGAGCTGGAACAGATGCTCCGGAGGAAGGGGGTTTCATCCGCCCACATTCAATCCATCGTGGAGGAGTTTCAACGCTTCCGTTATCTTGATGATCGGGCCTTTGCCCGGGATTGGGTGGAGGAGCGGAGGAGACGGAAGGGGTATGGAGCGGCGCGGATTCGCCGGGAGCTGGAGGAGAAAGGCGTTTCGGAGGAGCTGATCGCCGAGGCGTTGGGGGAAGTGGATGAGGAGGATGAGTACCGCCTCGCCATGGAAGTGGCGGAACGCCGGGTTTCCCGGATGCGATCCCATCCCTGGCCCGTCCTGGAGCGCCGGTTGGGCCGTCAGCTGTTGAATCGCGGCTTTTCTCCGACCGTGGTGTGCGAGGTGCTGGAGCGCGTCCGGTCCATCCATCGGAATGAGGAGGGATGAGGGGAAGTGCGATTTCTTTATGTGACGGACACGCATATCCGCGGAACCTCTCCCCGCAGCCGGACCGACGACTTTCCCCTTGCGATCCGGAAAAAGCTGCAGGAAGTGATTGAACTGGCCCACCGGGAAGAGGTGGATGCGGTTCTTCACGGAGGGGATCTGTTCGACCGCCCGGACATTTCGCCGGCCGTGGTGCGGGAGTTCGCCGCCCTTTTTCGCCGGTTGCAGGTTCCCCTCTACATGATCGCGGGCAATCACGACATTTACGGGCACAATCCGGACACGGTCGACCGGTCCATGCTGGGCCTGCTGGATGCCTTCGGGACCGTCCGGCTGCTGAGGAGCGGCGAGAAGCTTCTGCTGGAAAAGGGAGGAGTGTCGGTCCAGCTTTCCGGCCAGCCTTTTCATTACGATTTGGACAAGCGTGATCCGGCCCTCGATTATTCCGTGGAAAACCGGACCGGCGCCGACGTGTGCATCCACATGGTCCACGGAATGGCCGTCGACCGGGCGTTGCCCGCCGAGGTTCCCCACACCCTCGTCGACCATCTCTGGTTTGATCAGGTGGATGTGCTTCTCACCGGCCATTATCACGCCGGGTTTCCGGTGCAGCGCCGCGGAAACCGGTACATCGTCAATCCGGGGGCCCTGGCCCGGATCAACAATCATCCGTCGGAGATCCGCCGCCGTCCCCAGGTCGCCCTCATTGACGTCGACGGGGAGATCCGCGTCCGGATTCTTCCCCTTCGTTGCGCCGCCTCGGGCGAAGCGGTGCTGGATCGTTCCTACATCGAGAAGGCGGCTTTTCGGGAGGAGAAGATGGCCGATTTTGTCCGGCAGCTCCGGGAGAGGGGAAATTTTCGGCACATGGCGGTGGCCGACATCCTCGAGGAGATCGCGCGCTTGACGGGAGTGGAAGATGACGTGCGGCTCGAGGCCCTTGCCCGGATCGGCCGGATTCAGGAGCGCTTCGGATACGGGGAAGGTGTGGAGGATTGAAGCGGTTTAAGGGGCTTGTCATCGAAAATTTCCAATCCCACGAGCGGACGGAGATCGCGTTTTCCGAAGGGCTCAACGTGTTCGTCGGCCCCTCGGACAGCGGGAAGAGCGCCATTTTGCGCGCCCTGCGATGGGTGCTGTACAACCAGCCCCGGGGGAGCGATTTTATCCGGACCGGCGCATCGCGCTGCCGGGTGACGCTGATTCTTTCCGACGGGACGCATATCGTCCGGGAGCGGTCCTCTTCGGTCAATCGCTATCTGATTCGGGACCCCGAGGGAAAAGAGCGGATTTTTGAAGGGTTTGGCAGCGATGTGCCCCGGGAAGTGCTGGAGGCCCACGGAATGATCCCGCTGCAGTTGGACGAGGATCGGGAGCTGACGTTGCAGATCGCCCAGCAGTTGGAGGGGCCCTTTCTCCTGTCGGAAAGCGGGGGGACGAGGGCCAGGTCGATCGGCCGCATCAGCGGGGCTCACCTCCTGGATTTGGCGCAGAACGAGACGGCCAGGGATCAGCGGTCCGTCTCCTCCCGGATCCGGTTTGTGGAAGAGGAGATGAAGCGGCGGGAGGAGGAACTGAAACCCTACGAGGTTTTGCCGCGTTTTCGGGAACAACTGAACCGGGCCGCCGCGCTGAGGGAGGAAGCGGGCCGCAAAATGGAGCTTCTCGAAAGGCTTCGCGGACTGAAGGAGCGATGGGAAGATTGCCGGAGCGAAATGACGCGGGAGCGCAGACGGCTGGTCTCCCTGTCCAAGGTGCCGGAAGCGGAGAAGATCTTCAGCCGGTTGATGGAGGATGGCGCCCGCCTGAGCCGCATCCGGAAAAGGGCTGACGATTGGCGCAGGGGGCGGGAAGAAAAGGCCCATTGGCAGATGGTGCGGTTTCGGACGACACGGTTGGGGGAAGGGGCGCAACGGATTGCCGAAGCCGAGCGGTTGCTTGAGCGGCGGAACCGGTTGCGGCGCCTGCGGGACAATCGGCTCCATCTCGTCCGGGAGATGGACCGGGAGCGCCGCGTGGTCGAACGGACGGTTTCCCTTCCCGCGGCGAGCCTCCTGGTGGATGACCTCGGGGATGCGGTGTTCAAGCTTCGAAAACTGGAGCGGGGAAAAAAGCACTGGGTCGACGCGGAAGGAGAGCGCGCGGAGGTCGAACGCACGCTGCGGCGGCTGGAAGGGGTGCAGAAGGCGGAGGCCTTGTGGGAAGGTGCCGAGGCGTCCAGCCGGCTGCACCAGGCGCTGGTGGATCGGCGAAAACGGCTTTTGGAGCTGCGGGAACGGATCGAAAAGGGGATGCGTTACATAGCGGAGCGGGAAGAGGAGATCCGGAGGAAGTCCGAAGAGATGATCCGGGCCTTTGAGCGGATGGGGCGGTGTCCCACCTGCGGCATGAGGTTCGGACCGGACTTGTTGAAACATCTCGCCGAAGAGCTTCAGGGAGGGGAGTCGGGTGCAGCAGCAGGAAAAGGAGATTCAGGCGCTTCGCAAGGCTTTGGACGAGGCGAAGGATCTGCGCAACCGGGCGGAGGTCAAACTGGAGTCGCTGGAACGGCAGGAAAAGGAGATCCTGCGGGAGTTGGAGGAGCTCGGAGTGGAACCGGATCGCCTGGACGAGGAGATCGCCCGGCTGGAGCGGGAGATCGATGAGAAGATCAGGCAGGCCTGGGAACTGATCCCGACGGAGTTGATCTCTTCCGATGGAACGAAGTGAGGAGCTCAACCGGTTGGATCGGGCGCTGGCGGAAGCCGAGCGGAAGTGGGAACGCCTGGAAGGGAAGCGGCAGGAGTTGGAGCGGCAGTACCGCTTAGTTCGGAGCGAATGGGAGGAGCTCAAGAAGAAGCGGGATCTTTACGAAAAGGTCCGCGTCCTTTTGCAGACGGCGGCCGAGCACGCCCGCGCCCAGGCGAAGGAACAGATGGAAACCCTGGTGACCAACGCCCTCCAGTATGTGTTCGGCCCCATGTTTCGCTTTGAGATTGAACTGGCGGATCACGGGGGAAAACCCCACGCCGAGTTTTACGTGGTCACGGAGTGGGAGGGGCAAAAGGTTCGAACCAAGCCCCAGGAGGCCCGGGGAGGGGGGATCGTCGACATCACTTCCCTGGCCCTTAGGGTGGCATTCATGGAATCTTTCCGCCCGCGCCCCGAGGGGCCGCTGATTTTGGATGAGCCTGGAAAACACGTCAGTTCCGAATATGTCATCCCCATGTTGGAATTTCTCAAGTCGACGGGGGACATGTTCGGCCGGCAGATCATATTGGTGACCCACAACCCGCATCTCACGGAAGGGGCCGAGCAGGTGTTTCAAGTCGGCCTCAGGTCCGGGCGGACGGTGGTGACCCCGCTCCGTCTCCTTGACAACGGGATAAATTAAATACTAAAATGGTGTTGCTCCAATGTGGTTGGCTGTCTGCGCGACGGCTCTGCAGAACCACAGAGCGGTTGTAATTTCAGACGAATGGGTTGAGGTTTAACCTGCTCCATTTCTCCCGCGAAATGCGGCGGATGCTGTGCCGGACATGATTGGGACGTGCTCCCGTTCTCCATATCGGGGAAATCTCCGTTCCCGCTGACTCCGGGTGAAAGATTTCGAGGAAGAAAAGGTGGCGAGAATCGGGCTGTTATAGAATCAGTGAGGCAAGACCGAAGTGGATCGGTCTTGTTTTGTAAGTGGCGGTGGAAGGAGGTGGTAAGGGGGAATGCCGGATATATCCATCCTGGTTGCCAGCCTGATCGCGGGCCTGATCGGCGCTGGCCTCGGTTACTGGGGGCGGAAACTGACGGCGGAGGCGCGGATCGGCAGTGCGGAAAAGGAAGCCGAGCGCATCGTCCAAAATGCCCTTCAGGAAGCCGAGGCAGTGAAAAAGGAAAAGGTGTTGGAGGCCCGCGACGAGGCCCACGCGCTTCGCGCGGAAGCGGAGCGGGAAATCCGGGAAGAGCGGAATGAATTGCACCGTCTGGAGCGGCGTCTGATGCAGAAGGAAGAGGCTCTCGACCGCAAGCAGGATTCCCTGGAGCGCCGCGAGGACGTTCTCAATAAAAAGGAACGGGAAGTCCAAGAGCTGCTGAAAAAGGCCGAAGAGCTGAAACAGGAGCAGACGAAGGAGCTGGAGCGCATCTCTGGATTGACCGTCGAGGAGGCGCGGCAAAAGATCCTGTCCCGGGTGGAACACGAAATGCGCCACGAGACGGCACAGATGATCAAGGAGATGGAGCAGCAGGCGAAAGAGGAAGCGGACAAGCGGGCGCGCAACATATTGTCGTTGGCCATCCAGCGCTGCGCCGCCGATCATGTGGCGGAATCCACCGTTTCCGTTGTCACCCTTCCCAATGACGAGATGAAGGGGCGGATCATCGGCCGGGAGGGGCGGAATATCCGAACCCTGGAAACGCTGACGGGGATCGATCTGATCATTGACGACACTCCGGAAGCGGTCATTTTGTCCGGTTTTGATCCGATCCGCCGGGAGGTTGCCCGGGTCGCCCTGGAGAAATTGGTGGCTGACGGGCGGATTCATCCGGCGCGGATTGAGGAAATGGTGGAAAAGGCCCGGCGGGAAGTGGATGAGCGGATCCGGGAGTACGGAGAGCAGGCCACCTTTGAAACCGGTGTTCACGGATTGCATCCCGATCTGATCAAGATTTTGGGGCGCCTGAAGTTCCGGACGAGTTACGGGCAAAACGTGCTGAAACATTCGATCGAAGTGGCCCATTTGGCGGGATTGCTGGCGGCGGAGCTGGGAGAAGACGTGGTGCTGGCCAAGCGGGCGGGGCTTCTCCACGACATCGGGAAAGCGATCGATCACGAAGTGGAAGGGTCGCACGTGGAGATCGGCATCGAGCTGGCTAAAAAGTACAATGAACACCCCGCCGTGATCAACGGAATCGCTTCCCATCACGGCGATGTGGAGGCGACCTGCGTCATCGCCGTCTTGGTCGGCGCGGCGGATATTCTGTCAGCGGCACGACCGGGAGCGCGCCGGGAGACTTTGGAGGCATACATCAAGCGGTTGGAAAAGCTGGAAGAAATATGCGATTCCTTCGATGGGGTCGAAAAATCGTATGCCATTCAGGCGGGCCGGGAAGTCCGCATTATCGTTCGGCCGGAGGAAGTGGGGGATGCCGAAGCGGCCCGCCTGGCCCGGGAGATTACCAAGAAGATCGAAAATCAGCTGGACTATCCCGGTCACATCAAGGTTACCGTGATCCGGGAGACCAGGGCAGTGGAATATGCCAAATGAGAAAGCGGCCCTTCGCCGCTTTCTTTTTATCAGAAGAGTTGGAGGCGCAGCGATATGCGCGTGTTGATGTTCGGCGACGTGGTGGGTTCCTGCGGGCGTTTGGCCCTTCGCCATCAGCTTCCCCGGTTGAAGCGGTCTCTCCAACCGGACGTCATCATTGCCAACGGGGAAAATGCCGCGGGTGGCCGGGGGATTACCCGGTCCATTCTCCGGGAATTATATGAATTGGGGATCGATTGCGTCACCCTGGGGAACCATTCCTGGGATCAGCGGGAAATTTTCGATTTTATCGACGACGAGACGCGCCTGATTCGTCCGGCCAATTATCCCGAAGGCACTCCCGGCCGGGGTGTCGCGGAGATTCCGGTGGGGCAGGAGGTTTTGGCGGTCATCAATCTGATGGGGCGAACCTTCATGCCGCTTGCGGAATGCCCCTTCCGGGTCGTGGATGCCCTGTTGCGGGATCTGGTGAAAACCCCCTTTATTCTGGTTGATTTTCATGCCGAGACCACTTCGGAGAAGCAGGCGATGGCCTGGCATCTCGACGGGCGGGTGTCGGCGGTGATCGGCACGCACACTCATGTGCAGACGGCGGATGAACGCATTCTCCCTGCGGGAACGGCTTATCTCACCGACGTGGGCATGGTGGGTGCCTACAACGGAGTGATCGGCATGGACCGCGATCTGGTGCTGAAAAAGTTTCGGACTCAACTGCCGGTTCGGCTGGAATCGGGAAGCGGGCCGGCTCAGCTGAACGCGGTCCTGATCGATTTGGATCGCCCATCGGGACGGGCCCGTCAAATCCGGCGCATTCGGATCGATGATGATCATCCCTTCATGGATTGAGTTTCGGTTTTTAATATTTCGAATGTTTGACTTTATGGGAAGGAATTTATCGACGAATGGCGAATATATTAACAGTGGACTTATTTCAATCACCAAGGAGGTACCCCCATGGAAGTATTAAAAGTTTCAGCAAAGTCCAACCCGAACTCCGTTGCCGGTGCACTTGCAGGTGTCCTGCGTGAGCGCGGGGCGGCCGAAATTCAGGCCATCGGTGCCGGTGCACTGAATCAAGCTGTAAAGGCGGTTGCGATTGCACGAGGGTTTGTGGCACCGAGCGGCATGGATCTGATCTGCATCCCGGCCTTCACCGACATCATGATCGATGGTGAAGAGCGCACGGCCATCAAGCTGATTGTAGAACCCCGGTGAGGGTACACATGACAATAAACCTGTTTATCTCGTATAGACAGGTTTTTCTTTTTGGATTGGAAAGGATGAACCGGATGCGGTGGATCGACGGCCACTGTGACGTGCTGTGGAAAATGTGGGAAGCCCGGGAACCGATCTCCTTCTACGATGCGGATTCCCCGCTGGACGTCCGTTTTCCAAAGGCCCGGGCCGTGGGGATCGGTCTGCAGGTCTTTGCCCTGTTTGTTTCTCCGAAGATGCCGAAGGAATCGATTTGGGACGCCGTCCTGCGCCAGGTGGATCTGTTTCACGAGGAGATCGTCCGCGACGGCAGCGAAGTGGCGGCGATCGGTTCGGCAGCCCAGCTGGAAAATTTGAAGGATTCGGGCAAAATGGGAGCCCTGCTGTCTTTGGAAGGGGCCGACGCCTTGGCCGGGGAGTTGTACCGATTGCGCGTGCTTCACCGGTTGGGGGTCCGCCAGCTGGGACTTACGTGGAATCACGCCAATGAGGCGGCCGACGGCGTGGAAGAGGACCGGGGCGGAGGACTGACCCGATTCGGTCGGACGTTGGTGGAAGAGGTGACCCGCCTCCGGATGATTCTGGACGTGTCCCACCTTTCGGAACGGGGGTTTTGGGATGTGATGGAATTTTCCGATGTCCCCGTCATCGCTTCCCATTCCAACTGCCACGCGGTCTGTCCGCACAGGCGCAATCTGAAGGACGGACAAATCCGCGCCCTGGTCGAAAAGGAGGGGATCATGGGCATCGCCTTTGTGCCCCAATTCGTGCATGAGCCGAAGGAAGAGGCCGCCGTGGAGCACCTCTTCAGGCACATCGACCATGTGTGCGAACTGGGCGGGGAGCGCATTCTGGCATTCGGCTCCGATTTTGACGGCATCTCGCACAAGATCGGCGGACTGGAAGATGTAGGGAGCCTTCCCTATCTGGAAGAGCAACTGCTGAAGCGTTATCCGGAGCATTGGGTAAGGCGTTGGATGTGGGGCAACTGGTACGATTTTTACCGGAAACATCTCCCCTAAAATGGGGCTCCTGGGGCCCGTCGAACCGGGCTTCCGGAGCTTTTTTGATGGGAGTTTCATATAATGGATATAAAGACATTATATGTTTTCCGAGAGGTCGGGCGGAATCCGGTTTTGCAGCACGTAAAAGCGGGAAAAAAGGCGGGAATGGGCGGGAATGGTGGTTGCTTTTTGAGGAGACTGGGTCTAGAATGGATAGATGATGAACGATATTTGAAGCCTTCATCAATATACGGTTGCGAGGAAGTTGCAGGGTATTATTAAAAGGAGATGAGCACATTGGCCAAGCAGCTTTCGTGGAAAGTGGGCGGTCAACAAGGGGAAGGGATTGACAGTACGGGAGAGATATTTTCAATCGCCCTGAACCGTATGGGATATTATCTGTACGGTTATCGGCATTTTTCTTCCCGGATCAAAGGGGGACATTCCAACACCAAGATCCGGATCAGCATCCGCCCCATCCGGGCCATTTCAGATGATCTTGACGTTCTCGTCGCCTTTGACCAGGAAACGATCGATTTGAATGCCCACGAGCTTCGGGAAAACGGGGTGATTTTGGCTGACGCCAAATTTAATCCCAAGGTGCCGGAAGGGATTCCCGCCCGCCTCTATTCCGTTCCTTTCACGAAAATCGCCGAGGAAATCGGCATGGCGCAGATGAAGAACATGGTGGCGGTGGGTTCCTCCAGCGCCCTCCTCGGTTTGCCTGTGGAGGCCTTCGAAGGGGTGATCGAGGAGAAGTTCTTGCGCAAGGGCAGACACGTCGTCGACAAGAACATGGAAGCGATCTCCCGGGGAGCCCGGTATATCCTGGAGGAAGTCGGAGGTGCGCTTCCGGATCTTAAGCTGGATAAGAGCGACGGCAAGCGGCGCCTTTACATGATCGGAAACGACGCGATCGCCCTGGGAGCGATCGCCGCGGGATGCCGCCTGATGTTCGCTTATCCGATCACGCCTTCCTCCGAGATCATGGAGCAAATGATCAAAAGGCTTCCCGAACTCGGCGGAACGGTCGTTCAGACGGAGGACGAAATCGCCGCCATTTCGATGGTGATCGGCGCCAATTACGGCGGTGTCCGCGCGTTCACCGCTTCGGCCGGTCCGGGGCTTTCCCTCATGACGGAAGCGATCGGCCTGTCGGGGATGACGGAAACGCCGGCGGTGATCGTCAACACCCAGCGGGGCGGTCCCAGCACCGGTCTGCCGACGAAGCAGGAGCAAAGCGACATCAACGCGATGATCTACAGCACCCACGGGGAGATTCCCAAAATTGTGATCGCTCCCAGCACGGCGGAGGAGTGCTTCTACGACACGATCCAGGCCTTCAATCTGGCGGAAAAATATCAATGTCCGGTCATCATTCTGTCCGATCTGGCCCTCTCCCTCGGGAAACAGACGGTGGAGCCGCTGGATTACGACCGGATCAAGATCGAGCGCGGACGTTTGATCACCGACGAGAACGAGCTGCCG
Proteins encoded:
- a CDS encoding RecX family transcriptional regulator, producing the protein MTTDEWVITRIERLPGRPRYRIYIGDSRRLTVDEDVLIKCGLTKGMAVDPDLLASILETEEWSRARKLALRYLAAKRRTSRELEQMLRRKGVSSAHIQSIVEEFQRFRYLDDRAFARDWVEERRRRKGYGAARIRRELEEKGVSEELIAEALGEVDEEDEYRLAMEVAERRVSRMRSHPWPVLERRLGRQLLNRGFSPTVVCEVLERVRSIHRNEEG
- the rny gene encoding ribonuclease Y; its protein translation is MPDISILVASLIAGLIGAGLGYWGRKLTAEARIGSAEKEAERIVQNALQEAEAVKKEKVLEARDEAHALRAEAEREIREERNELHRLERRLMQKEEALDRKQDSLERREDVLNKKEREVQELLKKAEELKQEQTKELERISGLTVEEARQKILSRVEHEMRHETAQMIKEMEQQAKEEADKRARNILSLAIQRCAADHVAESTVSVVTLPNDEMKGRIIGREGRNIRTLETLTGIDLIIDDTPEAVILSGFDPIRREVARVALEKLVADGRIHPARIEEMVEKARREVDERIREYGEQATFETGVHGLHPDLIKILGRLKFRTSYGQNVLKHSIEVAHLAGLLAAELGEDVVLAKRAGLLHDIGKAIDHEVEGSHVEIGIELAKKYNEHPAVINGIASHHGDVEATCVIAVLVGAADILSAARPGARRETLEAYIKRLEKLEEICDSFDGVEKSYAIQAGREVRIIVRPEEVGDAEAARLAREITKKIENQLDYPGHIKVTVIRETRAVEYAK
- the spoVS gene encoding stage V sporulation protein SpoVS, translating into MEVLKVSAKSNPNSVAGALAGVLRERGAAEIQAIGAGALNQAVKAVAIARGFVAPSGMDLICIPAFTDIMIDGEERTAIKLIVEPR
- a CDS encoding AAA family ATPase: MKRFKGLVIENFQSHERTEIAFSEGLNVFVGPSDSGKSAILRALRWVLYNQPRGSDFIRTGASRCRVTLILSDGTHIVRERSSSVNRYLIRDPEGKERIFEGFGSDVPREVLEAHGMIPLQLDEDRELTLQIAQQLEGPFLLSESGGTRARSIGRISGAHLLDLAQNETARDQRSVSSRIRFVEEEMKRREEELKPYEVLPRFREQLNRAAALREEAGRKMELLERLRGLKERWEDCRSEMTRERRRLVSLSKVPEAEKIFSRLMEDGARLSRIRKRADDWRRGREEKAHWQMVRFRTTRLGEGAQRIAEAERLLERRNRLRRLRDNRLHLVREMDRERRVVERTVSLPAASLLVDDLGDAVFKLRKLERGKKHWVDAEGERAEVERTLRRLEGVQKAEALWEGAEASSRLHQALVDRRKRLLELRERIEKGMRYIAEREEEIRRKSEEMIRAFERMGRCPTCGMRFGPDLLKHLAEELQGGESGAAAGKGDSGASQGFGRGEGSAQPGGGQTGVAGTAGKGDPAGVGGARSGTGSPGRGDRPAGAGDR
- a CDS encoding ATPase; its protein translation is MERSEELNRLDRALAEAERKWERLEGKRQELERQYRLVRSEWEELKKKRDLYEKVRVLLQTAAEHARAQAKEQMETLVTNALQYVFGPMFRFEIELADHGGKPHAEFYVVTEWEGQKVRTKPQEARGGGIVDITSLALRVAFMESFRPRPEGPLILDEPGKHVSSEYVIPMLEFLKSTGDMFGRQIILVTHNPHLTEGAEQVFQVGLRSGRTVVTPLRLLDNGIN
- a CDS encoding dipeptidase, whose protein sequence is MRWIDGHCDVLWKMWEAREPISFYDADSPLDVRFPKARAVGIGLQVFALFVSPKMPKESIWDAVLRQVDLFHEEIVRDGSEVAAIGSAAQLENLKDSGKMGALLSLEGADALAGELYRLRVLHRLGVRQLGLTWNHANEAADGVEEDRGGGLTRFGRTLVEEVTRLRMILDVSHLSERGFWDVMEFSDVPVIASHSNCHAVCPHRRNLKDGQIRALVEKEGIMGIAFVPQFVHEPKEEAAVEHLFRHIDHVCELGGERILAFGSDFDGISHKIGGLEDVGSLPYLEEQLLKRYPEHWVRRWMWGNWYDFYRKHLP
- a CDS encoding metal-sulfur cluster assembly factor, which gives rise to MKEEIMEALGEVNDPELGIDIVNLGLVYGVDIDDEGNVKVTMTLTAIGCPLAGMINGAVTEAVKGVDGVKDVEVNIVWDPPWTKDRMSRYAKIALGIQ
- a CDS encoding 2-oxoacid:acceptor oxidoreductase subunit alpha — its product is MAKQLSWKVGGQQGEGIDSTGEIFSIALNRMGYYLYGYRHFSSRIKGGHSNTKIRISIRPIRAISDDLDVLVAFDQETIDLNAHELRENGVILADAKFNPKVPEGIPARLYSVPFTKIAEEIGMAQMKNMVAVGSSSALLGLPVEAFEGVIEEKFLRKGRHVVDKNMEAISRGARYILEEVGGALPDLKLDKSDGKRRLYMIGNDAIALGAIAAGCRLMFAYPITPSSEIMEQMIKRLPELGGTVVQTEDEIAAISMVIGANYGGVRAFTASAGPGLSLMTEAIGLSGMTETPAVIVNTQRGGPSTGLPTKQEQSDINAMIYSTHGEIPKIVIAPSTAEECFYDTIQAFNLAEKYQCPVIILSDLALSLGKQTVEPLDYDRIKIERGRLITDENELPPLPEDTLFKRYQFTEDGISPRVLPGMKNGLHHVTGVEHDETGRPSENPVNRKKMMDKRLSKLARGIEFENPVFVDAAHEEADLLIVGIGSTRGTIQEAMERLTGEGIKANHIHIRQVLPFPTEPVREQMKKAKRVVVVENNATGQLASLLKLHVGMANKIVHVGKYDGTPFLPSEVYNQCKELMVHGHV
- a CDS encoding metallophosphoesterase family protein, with the translated sequence MRFLYVTDTHIRGTSPRSRTDDFPLAIRKKLQEVIELAHREEVDAVLHGGDLFDRPDISPAVVREFAALFRRLQVPLYMIAGNHDIYGHNPDTVDRSMLGLLDAFGTVRLLRSGEKLLLEKGGVSVQLSGQPFHYDLDKRDPALDYSVENRTGADVCIHMVHGMAVDRALPAEVPHTLVDHLWFDQVDVLLTGHYHAGFPVQRRGNRYIVNPGALARINNHPSEIRRRPQVALIDVDGEIRVRILPLRCAASGEAVLDRSYIEKAAFREEKMADFVRQLRERGNFRHMAVADILEEIARLTGVEDDVRLEALARIGRIQERFGYGEGVED
- a CDS encoding TIGR00282 family metallophosphoesterase encodes the protein MRVLMFGDVVGSCGRLALRHQLPRLKRSLQPDVIIANGENAAGGRGITRSILRELYELGIDCVTLGNHSWDQREIFDFIDDETRLIRPANYPEGTPGRGVAEIPVGQEVLAVINLMGRTFMPLAECPFRVVDALLRDLVKTPFILVDFHAETTSEKQAMAWHLDGRVSAVIGTHTHVQTADERILPAGTAYLTDVGMVGAYNGVIGMDRDLVLKKFRTQLPVRLESGSGPAQLNAVLIDLDRPSGRARQIRRIRIDDDHPFMD
- the recA gene encoding recombinase RecA, whose translation is MSDRRQALEMALRQIEKQFGKGSIMRMGEAANIQVETVSSGALGLDIALGVGGYPRGRIIEIYGPESSGKTTVALHAIAEVQKIGGQAAFIDAEHALDPVYAQRLGVNIDELLLSQPDTGEQALEIAEALVRSGAIDIIVIDSVAALVPKAEIEGEMGDSHVGLQARLMSQALRKLSGVISKSKAIAIFINQVREKVGVMFGNPETTPGGRALKFYSSIRLEVRRAETIKQGSEMVGNRTRIKVVKNKVAPPFKQADVDIMYGEGISKEASVLDIAADLDIVSKSGAWYSFGGERLGQGRENAKQFLKEHPEVCAQIEAAIREHYGLPVPKRAEDDSTEELSRE